One genomic window of Cercospora beticola chromosome 5, complete sequence includes the following:
- a CDS encoding uncharacterized protein (CAZy:GH33) encodes MAAIFEEPAPDFENFVLTPKSHPVQHTECFIPAATPQCHASNLLILDNGEMLCAWFGGTQEGKPDISIYLSRRSIGSTSWTKAKKVTFDTTRSEQNPVLFQTPSGEVWLLYTSQHLGDQDSAFVKKQVSLDNGYTWSEPEALFTEPGTFIRQPVVILENGSWVVPTFRCRSEPGERWVGNDDISAIRVSQDQGKTWIEREVPNSFGAVHMEIKQLKDRSYLALFRSRWADFVYKATSSNGIDWSEPTATTLPNPNAGICFDVLPSGRVLAVYNHSSRLNAQGRREGLYDDIAAADDVRSNQASKHAGKEAFWGAPRAPLCLGWSDDDGKSWKHRILEEGDGYCMTNNSEQKLNRELSYPSMVLGEDEVVHVAFTFWRQGIKYVQLSSDVVNSL; translated from the coding sequence ATGGCAGCAATCTTCGAGGAACCAGCACCCGATTTTGAGAACTTCGTTCTGACACCGAAGTCGCATCCCGTACAACACACAGAATGCTTCATTCCGGCAGCGACACCGCAATGTCATGCTTCCAATCTCTTGATCCTAGATAATGGCGAGATGCTCTGCGCTTGGTTTGGAGGCACACAAGAAGGCAAACCAGACATCAGCATTTATCTCTCTCGTCGATCAATAGGCTCAACATCCTGGACCAAAGCCAAGAAAGTCACATTCGATACCACGAGAAGTGAGCAGAATCCTGTTTTGTTCCAGACTCCATCTGGCGAGGTCTGGTTGCTGTACACATCCCAACACCTTGGTGATCAAGACTCCGCTTTCGTCAAGAAGCAAGTCTCGCTTGATAATGGCTATACATGGAGCGAGCCAGAGGCGCTCTTTACCGAACCTGGAACATTTATTCGACAGCCTGTCGTCATTCTCGAGAATGGCTCGTGGGTCGTGCCAACGTTCAGATGTCGCTCAGAACCAGGCGAGCGATGGGTCGGCAACGATGATATATCAGCCATCCGCGTCTCTCAGGATCAAGGCAAGACGTGGATCGAAAGAGAAGTGCCCAATAGCTTTGGTGCAGTACACATGGAGATCAAGCAACTCAAGGATAGAAGCTACCTTGCCCTATTCCGCAGTAGGTGGGCCGATTTTGTCTACAAAGCGACTTCTTCCAATGGTATCGATTGGTCTGAGCCAACGGCAACAACTCTCCCCAACCCAAACGCCGGAATCTGCTTCGATGTTCTGCCGTCAGGGCGAGTGCTTGCCGTCTACAATCACTCCTCCCGCCTCAATGCACAGGGTCGAAGAGAAGGACTGTACGACGAtatcgcagctgcagacgaTGTTCGATCCAACCAAGCAAGCAAACATGCTGGCAAGGAGGCATTCTGGGGCGCACCAAGAGCTCCTTTGTGTCTCGGATGGAGTGATGATGACGGAAAATCGTGGAAACACAGGATTCTGGAGGAAGGTGATGGATACTGCATGACGAATAACAGTGAGCAGAAGCTGAATCGGGAGTTGAGCTATCCGAGTATGGTACTGGGAGAGGACGAGGTGGTGCATGTCGCTTTCACATTCTGGAGGCAAGGGATAAAATATGTACAGCTGAGTTCAGATGTGGTGAACAGCTTGTAG
- the PGAX1 gene encoding Exopolygalacturonase X-1 (CAZy:GH28) translates to MLPKTLLLVLQALSVTATWTAYKEYLDSLPKKLSKRPSPSPRPKISFDSVQPYRPLPSAGKRTKTCYVKSHDDLKTDDSTYILDALKKCNHGGHVVFPQGTTYVIGQALDLTFLDQVDLDIQGYIQFTNDTDYWQAQSFKQVFQNATTFFELGGRDVFVYGGGMLDGNGQVWYDLYAADPLILRPIIFGTVGLNSGIISNLNLRYSPQWYNFVANSTDVVFDGLTISGYSQSSHEAKNTDGWDTYRSSNVVIQNSVINNGDDCVSFKPNSTEVLVQNLYCNGSHGISVGSLGQYPGEVDIVEDIMVVNISMYNASDGARIKVWPGASAAMSVDLQGGGGLGRVNRVTYKDMYIENVDYAVEVTQCYGQKNLTLCNAFPSNLTISGIDISGIHGKTSKKYNPYSGYVVCSSPNVCSNISLADVDVVSPAGAKNSFRCGNVDEGLLQGINCTELSF, encoded by the exons ATGTTGCCGAAGACTCTGCTCCTGGTGCTGCAAGCACTGAGCGTTACCGCAACCTGGACAGCGTACAAGGAGTACCTCGATAGCCTGCCAAAGAAGCTTTCCAAGAGACCAAGCCCAAGCCCACGACCGAAGATCAGCTTCGATAGCGTGCAGCCTTACCGACCTCTGCCGAGCGCTGGCAAAAGAACAAAGACTTGCTATGTCAAGAGTCACGACGATCTGAAGACGGATGATTCAACATACATTCTTGACGCGCTGAAAAAGTGCAACCACGGAGGACATGTGGTGTTTCCCCAAGGAACGACATACGTCATCGGGCAGGCGTTGGACTTGACATTCTTGGATCAAGTCGATCTAG ATATCCAAGGCTACATACAGTTCACCAATGACACCGACTACTGGCAAGCACAATCCTTCAAGCAAGTCTTCCAGAATGCAACCACATTCTTCGAACTCGGAGGTCGTGATGTTTTCGTCTATGGTGGCGGCATGCTCGATGGCAACGGCCAGGTCTGGTACGATCTATACGCAGCAGATCCTCTGATCCTCAGACCGATCATCTTCGGCACCGTCGGACTGAACTCCGGCATCATCTCGAATCTCAATTTGCGGTATTCTCCGCAGTGGTACAATTTCGTGGCGAACAGCACGGATGTCGTCTTTGATGGCCTCACGATCAGCGGGTATAGTCAGAGCTCGCACGAAGCGAAGAATACCGATGGATGGGATAC GTACCGCTCTTCTAACGTCGTTATCCAGAACTCGGTTATCAATAACGGAGACGATTGCGTGTCCTTTAAACCCAACAGCACCGAGGTCCTGGTCCAAAACCTGTACTGCAATGGCTCTCACGGCATCTCAGTCGGCTCTCTTGGCCAGTATCCTGGAGAAGTTGATATCGTGGAAGACATCATGGTCGTCAATATCAGCATGTACAACGCATCGGACGGAGCTCGAATCAAAGTCTGGCCAGGTGCTTCCGCAGCCATGTCTGTTGACCTACAAGGCGGCGGAGGTCTCGGTCGTGTCAACAGAGTCACCTACAAAGACATGTACATCGAGAACGTCGACTACGCCGTTGAGGTTACACAATGCTATGGCCAGAAGAACCTGACACTGTGCAATGCTTTCCCAAGCAATCTCACCATCTCTGGGATTGACATCAGTGGCATACATGGAAAGACAAGCAAGAAATACAACCCATACAGCGGATATGTGGTTTGCAGCTCGCCGAATGTGTGCAGCAATATTAGCTTGGCAGATGTAGATGTTGTGTCGCCAGCTGGAGCGAAGAATTCGTTTCGATGCGGGAATGTGGACGAAGGCCTCTTGCAAGGGATCAATTGTACAGAGCTGAGCTTCTAG